In Pseudomonas fakonensis, one DNA window encodes the following:
- a CDS encoding response regulator, whose amino-acid sequence MIQAASMDQRSFRKLLSRNVGLPLGVGLLGAVAFVAVINYLLSAMQWVEHTDRVIGNANETVKLSIDMETGMRGFLLTGDERFLDPYEVAKPRIFSSLDSLRELVIDNPNQVDRIDRLVALQRAWNEFGSEMIGLRRSQSGYQEAIGNGRGKRITDEIRKEFDAFIGTEQQLRMARNETVSTVTVTAITVFVLFIVTLSALLAYLGRRDLLSLSNSYVDNLQAQQRAAERLEHQAWLRAGQTQLAEQVLGQLTLPMLGDNILRFFAGYLGSVVGALYVHDEHGKLVRVASYGLDTEHQAREQKLGEHAGLLGQAAIQGRLLRLDDLPEDYYRLSSGLGSGLPRSGLLVPAKEDGRINGVLELGFLRPLQERDVELMERVAENVGLSIESARYRQRLQEVLAETQQLNEELQVQQEELKTANEELEEQSRVLKESQAYLETQQAELEQTNEQLAERTDALDRKNSELNNAQVELQARADDLQRSSKYKSEFLANMSHELRTPLNSSLILAKLLAENGEGNLSAEQVKFAESIYSAGNDLLNLINDILDIAKVEAGKLEVRPETTPLERLVAGLQGMFLPLAQDKGLDFAVQLEHPLPATLYTDRQRLEQILKNLLSNAIKFTERGQVSLHISHQVGHGIVFAVRDTGIGIAADQHQAVFGAFHQVDGTSNRRYGGTGLGLSISRDLAHLLGGQISVDSSPGQGSVFSLILPERYEAGGEATEVLSLRPAVDTLPPAPKVAAPARHERPAPTFTDDRELAPFSNRCILVIEDEPNFARILFDLAHELGYSCLVAQAADEGFELAAQYLPDAILLDMRLPDHSGLTVLQRLKEQAGTRHIPVHIISVEDRVEAAMHMGAVGYAVKPTSREELKEVFARLEAKLTQKLKHILLVEDDDLQRESIARLIGDDDVEITAVAMAQDALELLRDNIYDCMIIDLKLPDMLGNELLKRMTAEDIRSFPPVIVYTGRNLTREEEADLLKYSRSIIIKGARSPERLLDEVTLFLHKVEAQLSNERQRMLKTARSRDKVFEGRKILLVDDDVRNIFALTSALEHKGAIVEIGRNGREAIEALEANDDIDLVLMDVMMPEMDGYEATRLIRQQPRWRKLPIIAVTAKAMKDDQQRCLQAGANDYLAKPIDLDRLFSLIRVWLPQLERI is encoded by the coding sequence ATGATTCAAGCAGCCTCGATGGATCAACGCAGCTTTCGCAAGCTGCTCAGCCGCAACGTCGGCCTGCCCCTGGGAGTGGGGCTTCTGGGGGCCGTGGCCTTTGTCGCGGTGATCAACTACCTGCTGTCGGCCATGCAGTGGGTCGAGCACACCGACCGGGTAATCGGCAATGCCAACGAGACGGTCAAGCTGTCGATCGACATGGAAACCGGCATGCGCGGCTTCCTGCTGACCGGCGATGAGCGCTTCCTCGACCCCTACGAGGTGGCCAAGCCGCGCATTTTCAGCAGCCTCGACAGCCTGCGCGAGCTGGTCATCGACAACCCCAACCAGGTCGACCGCATCGACCGCCTGGTGGCCCTGCAGCGTGCCTGGAACGAGTTCGGCAGCGAAATGATCGGCCTGCGCCGATCCCAGAGCGGCTACCAGGAGGCCATCGGCAACGGCCGCGGCAAGCGCATCACCGACGAGATCCGCAAGGAGTTCGACGCCTTCATCGGTACTGAGCAGCAGCTGCGCATGGCGCGCAATGAAACGGTCAGCACGGTTACCGTTACTGCCATCACCGTGTTCGTGCTGTTCATCGTCACCCTCAGCGCATTGCTGGCCTACCTGGGCCGGCGCGACCTGCTGTCGCTGTCCAACAGCTACGTCGACAACCTGCAGGCCCAGCAACGCGCCGCCGAGCGCCTGGAGCACCAGGCCTGGCTGCGCGCCGGGCAGACCCAGCTGGCAGAGCAGGTACTGGGCCAGCTGACCCTGCCGATGCTCGGCGACAACATCCTGCGGTTTTTTGCAGGTTACTTGGGCAGTGTGGTCGGTGCCCTGTATGTGCACGATGAACACGGCAAGCTGGTGCGGGTGGCCAGCTACGGCCTGGACACCGAGCATCAGGCTCGCGAGCAGAAGCTGGGCGAGCATGCCGGCCTGTTGGGCCAGGCCGCCATCCAGGGCCGCCTGCTGCGCCTGGACGACCTGCCCGAAGACTACTACCGCCTGAGCTCGGGCCTGGGCAGCGGGCTGCCGCGCAGCGGTTTGCTGGTGCCGGCCAAAGAAGACGGGCGCATCAATGGCGTGCTCGAACTGGGCTTTTTGCGCCCGCTGCAGGAGCGTGATGTCGAGTTGATGGAGCGTGTGGCCGAGAACGTGGGCCTGTCCATCGAGAGCGCGCGCTACCGCCAGCGCCTGCAAGAGGTGCTGGCCGAAACCCAGCAGCTCAACGAAGAGTTGCAGGTACAGCAGGAAGAGCTCAAGACCGCCAACGAAGAGCTTGAAGAGCAGTCCCGGGTGCTCAAGGAGTCCCAGGCCTACCTGGAAACCCAACAGGCCGAGCTTGAGCAGACCAACGAGCAACTGGCCGAGCGCACTGACGCCCTGGACCGCAAGAACAGCGAGCTGAACAACGCCCAGGTGGAGCTGCAGGCCCGCGCCGACGACCTGCAGCGCTCCAGCAAGTACAAGTCCGAGTTCCTCGCCAACATGTCCCACGAGCTGCGCACGCCGCTCAACAGCTCGCTGATCCTGGCCAAGCTTTTGGCTGAAAACGGCGAGGGCAACCTCAGCGCCGAGCAGGTCAAGTTCGCCGAGTCGATCTACTCGGCCGGCAACGACCTACTCAACCTGATCAACGACATTCTCGACATCGCCAAGGTCGAGGCCGGCAAGCTTGAGGTACGCCCCGAAACCACGCCGCTGGAGCGCCTGGTAGCAGGGCTGCAGGGCATGTTCCTGCCGCTGGCCCAGGACAAGGGCCTGGACTTTGCCGTGCAGCTGGAGCACCCGCTGCCGGCCACCCTGTACACCGACCGCCAGCGCCTGGAGCAGATCCTCAAGAACCTGTTGTCCAATGCCATCAAGTTCACCGAGCGCGGCCAGGTCAGCCTGCACATCAGCCACCAGGTGGGCCATGGCATCGTCTTCGCCGTGCGCGACACCGGTATCGGCATTGCCGCCGACCAGCACCAGGCGGTGTTCGGCGCCTTCCACCAGGTGGACGGCACCAGCAACCGGCGCTACGGCGGCACCGGCCTTGGGCTGTCGATTTCCCGCGACCTGGCGCACCTGTTGGGCGGGCAGATCAGCGTCGACAGCAGCCCAGGCCAGGGCAGCGTGTTCAGCCTGATCCTGCCCGAGCGCTACGAGGCCGGCGGCGAAGCCACCGAGGTGCTCAGCCTGCGCCCGGCAGTGGACACCCTGCCGCCAGCGCCCAAGGTCGCCGCCCCGGCACGCCACGAGCGGCCGGCCCCGACGTTCACCGACGACCGCGAGCTGGCGCCGTTCAGCAACCGCTGCATCCTGGTGATCGAGGACGAGCCCAACTTCGCCCGCATTCTGTTCGACCTGGCCCACGAGCTGGGCTACAGCTGCCTGGTGGCCCAGGCCGCCGACGAGGGCTTCGAGCTGGCTGCGCAGTACCTGCCCGATGCCATTCTGCTGGACATGCGCCTGCCCGACCATTCCGGTTTGACCGTGCTGCAGCGCCTGAAAGAGCAGGCCGGCACCCGGCACATTCCGGTGCATATCATTTCGGTGGAGGACCGCGTCGAGGCGGCCATGCACATGGGCGCTGTGGGCTATGCGGTCAAACCCACCAGCCGCGAGGAGCTCAAGGAGGTGTTCGCGCGCCTTGAGGCCAAGCTCACGCAGAAGCTCAAGCACATCCTGCTGGTGGAGGACGACGACCTGCAGCGCGAGAGCATCGCCCGCCTGATCGGCGACGACGACGTCGAGATCACCGCCGTGGCCATGGCCCAGGACGCCCTGGAGCTTTTGCGCGACAACATCTACGACTGCATGATCATCGACCTCAAGCTGCCCGACATGCTCGGCAACGAGCTGCTCAAGCGCATGACCGCCGAGGACATCCGCAGCTTCCCGCCGGTGATCGTCTACACCGGGCGTAACCTCACCCGCGAAGAAGAAGCCGACCTGCTCAAGTACTCGCGCTCGATCATCATCAAGGGCGCGCGCTCGCCCGAGCGCCTGCTCGACGAGGTCACACTGTTTTTGCACAAGGTCGAGGCACAGCTGTCCAACGAACGCCAGCGCATGCTCAAGACCGCGCGCAGCCGCGACAAGGTGTTCGAAGGGCGCAAGATCCTGCTGGTGGACGACGATGTGCGCAACATCTTCGCCCTCACCAGTGCCCTGGAGCACAAGGGCGCCATCGTCGAGATCGGCCGCAACGGGCGCGAGGCCATCGAGGCACTGGAAGCCAACGATGACATTGACCTGGTGCTGATGGACGTGATGATGCCGGAAATGGACGGCTACGAGGCCACCCGGCTGATCCGCCAGCAGCCGCGCTGGCGCAAGCTGCCGATCATCGCCGTCACCGCCAAGGCGATGAAGGACGACCAGCAGCGCTGCCTGCAGGCCGGCGCCAACGACTACCTGGCCAAACCGATCGACCTGGACCGCCTGTTCTCGTTGATTCGCGTGTGGCTGCCGCAATTGGAGCGAATTTGA
- a CDS encoding response regulator, translating to MHLLVVEDDDIVRMLMVEVLDELGYSAIEADSASAALTILQDPQQPLALLMTDVGLPDMRGEELAAKARELRPLLPVLFASGYAENVVVPEGMHMIGKPFGIDQLRDKVVQILGTP from the coding sequence ATGCACCTTCTGGTAGTCGAAGACGACGACATCGTCCGCATGCTGATGGTCGAAGTGCTCGACGAGCTGGGCTACTCGGCCATCGAGGCAGACAGCGCCTCGGCAGCGCTGACCATTTTGCAGGACCCCCAGCAACCCCTGGCGCTGCTCATGACCGATGTCGGCCTGCCCGACATGCGCGGCGAAGAGCTGGCCGCCAAGGCCCGTGAGCTGCGGCCATTGCTGCCGGTGCTGTTTGCCAGCGGCTATGCCGAGAACGTGGTGGTGCCCGAGGGCATGCACATGATCGGCAAGCCATTTGGCATCGACCAGTTGCGCGACAAGGTGGTGCAGATTCTCGGCACCCCTTGA
- the cobF gene encoding precorrin-6A synthase (deacetylating): MKQLLLIGIGPGDPRQVTYEAVEAMQRATVFFVLDKGATRDELVQLRKAILARYLPEGGYRLVQVDDPRRDADAQDYAGAVHAWHQQRAALYAHLIEDELGAGDIGAFLLWGEPGLYDSTLRILDLVRARGVALVLTVIPGISSVQALAARHQVPLNRIGEPLTLLPGRRLVEQGRVDNLVVMLDGQCAFAALDDPGLYIYWGAYLGTADEVLIAGPLQAVKARILEVREQVRRRKGWIMDTYLLRREG, encoded by the coding sequence ATGAAGCAACTGCTGTTGATCGGTATCGGCCCGGGCGACCCGCGGCAGGTCACTTATGAAGCGGTAGAGGCCATGCAACGGGCCACGGTGTTCTTCGTGCTCGACAAGGGCGCAACCCGGGACGAACTGGTACAGCTGCGCAAGGCCATCCTGGCCCGCTACCTGCCTGAAGGCGGTTATCGCCTGGTGCAGGTTGACGACCCCCGGCGCGATGCCGACGCCCAGGACTACGCCGGTGCGGTGCACGCCTGGCACCAGCAGCGTGCCGCCCTGTACGCCCACCTGATCGAGGATGAACTGGGTGCAGGCGACATTGGCGCCTTTCTGTTATGGGGGGAGCCGGGGCTGTATGACAGCACCTTGCGCATTCTCGACCTGGTACGCGCCCGTGGCGTGGCCCTGGTGTTGACGGTAATCCCCGGCATCAGCAGCGTGCAGGCGTTGGCCGCGCGGCATCAGGTGCCGCTCAACCGAATCGGCGAGCCCTTGACCCTGTTGCCGGGCAGGCGCCTGGTCGAACAGGGGCGGGTGGACAACCTGGTGGTGATGCTCGATGGGCAGTGTGCGTTTGCCGCGCTGGACGACCCGGGCCTGTACATCTATTGGGGTGCTTACCTGGGGACGGCAGATGAAGTGCTGATTGCCGGGCCGCTGCAGGCGGTCAAGGCGCGGATTCTTGAAGTGCGTGAGCAGGTACGGCGGCGCAAGGGCTGGATCATGGATACCTACCTGTTGCGGCGTGAGGGGTGA
- a CDS encoding glycosyltransferase, whose protein sequence is MPHLLAIGLSWPAPQACSAGQHLLHILEQFRRHGWRVTFACPGAPGEHKADLAALGIDEHIMASDDCVFAAADAVLFDRFHSEERFGRQLRQQQPGALNLLLTCGLESLRDARQQLLRRRLVEGLDPNDFRALFATPGPQLYRQMAEAPLALRELAALWRCDLALVASDAEMDLLVNGFGVPDYLLHHCPPVAEPLAALRPYAERAHFITLGNLSQPANTDALLWVRHNLWPMLRRHLPQAQLHIHGANPSAKVQALHAPDEGLHVKGWVADSDAAMAGARVCLAPLRSGAGVKGQLLDALRCGTPSVTTPIGTEGMQGQQPWPGRVEGTAEALARAAVELYSDESAWQRAQDACAPLLRLRFDPRRHGSELVGRVEHSLGQLDELRLFNFTGAMLRQSVQF, encoded by the coding sequence ATGCCCCACCTTCTGGCCATCGGCCTCAGCTGGCCCGCGCCGCAAGCTTGCAGCGCGGGGCAACACCTGCTGCACATCCTCGAGCAATTTCGCCGCCACGGCTGGCGGGTAACCTTCGCCTGCCCGGGCGCCCCCGGCGAACACAAGGCCGACCTGGCAGCGCTGGGCATCGACGAACACATCATGGCCAGCGACGACTGCGTTTTCGCTGCGGCCGATGCGGTGCTGTTCGACCGCTTCCACAGTGAGGAGCGTTTTGGCCGGCAACTGCGCCAACAGCAGCCCGGGGCGTTGAACCTGCTGCTGACCTGCGGCCTGGAAAGCTTGCGCGATGCCCGCCAGCAACTGCTGCGCCGGCGCCTGGTCGAGGGCCTGGACCCGAACGATTTTCGCGCCCTGTTCGCCACCCCGGGGCCACAACTGTACCGGCAAATGGCCGAAGCCCCGCTGGCCCTGCGCGAACTGGCGGCGCTGTGGCGCTGCGACCTGGCATTGGTTGCTTCGGACGCCGAAATGGACCTGCTGGTCAACGGCTTCGGGGTGCCGGACTATCTGCTGCACCATTGCCCGCCGGTGGCTGAGCCGCTGGCGGCGCTGCGGCCCTACGCCGAGCGCGCGCACTTCATCACCCTCGGCAACCTGAGCCAGCCGGCCAATACCGACGCGCTGCTGTGGGTTCGCCACAACCTGTGGCCGATGCTGCGCCGGCACTTGCCGCAGGCGCAGTTGCACATCCATGGCGCCAACCCGTCGGCCAAGGTGCAAGCGCTGCATGCGCCGGATGAGGGCCTTCACGTCAAGGGCTGGGTGGCCGATAGCGACGCAGCCATGGCCGGCGCCCGGGTGTGCCTGGCGCCGCTGCGCTCAGGTGCGGGGGTCAAGGGGCAACTGCTCGATGCCTTGCGCTGTGGCACGCCGAGCGTGACCACGCCGATTGGTACCGAGGGCATGCAAGGGCAGCAACCTTGGCCTGGGCGTGTCGAAGGCACTGCCGAGGCGCTGGCCAGGGCCGCTGTCGAGCTGTACAGCGATGAAAGCGCTTGGCAACGGGCGCAGGACGCCTGTGCACCGCTGCTGCGCCTGCGCTTTGACCCTCGGCGCCACGGTAGTGAGTTGGTCGGGCGGGTGGAGCACAGCCTGGGGCAGCTTGATGAGCTGCGGCTGTTCAATTTTACCGGGGCGATGTTGCGTCAATCGGTTCAGTTCTGA